A segment of the Candidatus Eisenbacteria bacterium genome:
GCGCCTGGCTGAACGCCCACTCGAAAACAACCGACTCCGATGCCAGGCGATCGATGTTCGGGCTCGTCGGGCGGGAGTACCCGTACGCTCCGAGATGGTCCGCGCGCAGCGTCCCGATGTCGAGAAGGATGATCGGGTGCGGACCGGTGGGGATGGACGCCGTCTTTCCGGCTTCCCCGCCTCCTCCGCAGCCGGAAGAGAAGACCAACGATGCCGCGAGAAGCGAAGCGAGGATGAGCGGGTTCCTCATCGTATGTCCTCCTTGTCGCGAGGAGAGAAGAGCCGTCCGCGGCCGTTTCGGACCGAGCGCACCGCCTTTCGCCACGAACGGGGAGACCATAGCACGGATGAGCCTCGTTGAGAACCGCGCACGTCCGTGCGGAATCCGACGATCGGCCTTGCCGCGCCCGTCGGGCGCAACTAGACTGAATCCGTCGGAAGTGTGCTCCTTCCGCAACCGCCGGGGCACGGGGCAAGGGGGTGAGCCGGCGAGTTCCGCAGCGCACCGGGCCCTGCCGATCCGGCCACATGCCGTGGGCTCGGTGCGCGAGGACTGTCTGAGCCGGCACCCCCTTGCCCCGCGCCCCGGCCGAAAGAACACCGGTCGAGTTCCTGTCGGACGAAGGCTAGACTGAACACCCAGAGGCAACGAGCGGTCCGGGGCCGATTCGGCGAGGCTGCGCGATCCCATGCGGCGAACGATCGTTCTTCTCTTTCTCGTCGCTTTCGCTCTTCGGATGGGAGCGGTGCTCGCGATCGGCGAGTACAAGCGCCCGAACACGTGGGAATCCGGTCTCGTCGCCGACGCGCTCCTCGAGGGGAAAGGGTTCGCCCTCGATTGGCGAACAATGCTCGGGAAGCCTCCTGAGCCGGACGCCGCCTCGACCTGGTGGTCGCCCGCATATCCCCTCCTCCTCGCGGCGTGCCGGATCGTCGCGCCGGGCGCGCCCTACCTTCTGGTCAGCATCGTCCAGGCCCTCCTCCTCGCGGCGGTTCCCGTATTGATCTTTCATATGGGAAGGAGCTTGTTCGACGAAAGGGCGGCTTGGATCGCGGCGCTCCTCGCGGCCGTCCACCCGCCCCTCCTCGGCTACGCGGCCCTCATGCAGACGGCGGCGCTCGAGATCTTCGCGCTCACCCTCTCTCTCGCTCTGGCGACTCGGGTCTTGCGCGAGACTCCCGCGATCGGCGAGGCGGCCGGCTCTCCCTCGCGGGGCGGGCGGGACGCGTTCCTTGCGGGGCTCTTCCTCGCCCTCGCCTCTCTCACGCGGGGCCCCGCCCTCGCCCTCCTCATCCTCGCCCCGATCGCGTGGCTCGCGGCAGGGATTCCCGCGCGCCGCGCGCTCGCCCTTTCGGGGTTTCTCTTCCTCGGCGCCCTTCTTCTCATCGGACCGTGGACCGCGCGGAACTACCGCGTCCGGGGGGAGTTCGTCCTCATCTCGTCCAAAGGAGGCTGGAACCTCTTTCGCGGGAACAACCCGTCGAACACCCCCTTCGCCCCCTTCGACAACAAGCGAGCGATCCAGCCGGACCTCCGGTCGAAGCTCATGGAGATGAACGAGGTCGAGGGAGACCGCGCTCTTCGCCGGCTCGCGCTCGACTACATTCGCGCCCAACCCGAGGATGCTTTTCGGAACATGCTCGGGCGCGTGAAGCAGCTCGTCTGGTTCAACGAGGAGTTCGGTCGAAGCAGCGGGTACGCGAGCCTTCTCCGGAGGATCACCCGCCCGGTGTACATGACCGCCTGGCCCCTCCTGCTCGCTTTCGGAGCGCTCGGGATCGCGTGGACCCGGAGATCGTGGCGGCGGCTCCTCATCTACTACGGGACGATCGCGACGATCGCCGGGGTGATCCTTCTCACCTACTTCGAAAACCGATACCGCGCTCCCCTGGAGCCGATCCTGATCCTCTTCGCGGGGGCGGCCCTCGCGCGGATCACTGGGCGTTTCTCCGCCGGACGGTGAACGTCCCTCGCGCGCGCGGCCGTTCCCCCTCACCTTCTCTCGCGCCCTCTTCCGCGAAACGGCTCGATGTGATATCCTCTCCCTTGTTCCGCCCCCCGAGCTCCAGCCGCGGCCGCTCGCGGGGGCGCTTCTGTGTAAGGATCTGCGTAAGGAGGTGAAACGGATGTCGGCAGCTGTTCGCGTCGTTTTGCTCGTCTGAGGGACGGCCGCCGGGCGCGGGTTCGCGCCCACGGCAGAAAGCCCCGCGGAGCGCGGAACGGCGGGGACCTGCGGCGGATGTCCCTCCCCTCTCGGGCAAGGAAATCGCTTCGTCTAGGTCTCCCTCTACCGTTCCCCGGCCCCGCGAACGACTCGTTTCGTGCCCCCTGTCGGCTCGTGCGCGCAGCGGGGAGAAGGGAGACCGCACCGTGTCCGAAAACGACTACACCGACATGTGGACGAACCTCGGGATCGATCTCGAGGCTCACGATCGGCTCATGAAGACCCTCGGGCAGTTCTATGGAGACATCTACCTTTCACAGACGAACCGTCCCGAAGGGATGAAGTACTTGGATTTTGTCCTCTCCGAAATCCACGGCCTTCGCATCCGAGAGCTTCTTGAAGCGAAGAACGAGGGACGCAAGATCGTGGGGACGTTCTGCCTCTACGTCCCCGAGGAGATCGTGCTCGCGGCCGACGGAGTGTGCATCGGGCTATGCGCGGGCGCGGAGGTCGGGACGGAGCAGGCGGAGCAAATCCTCCCGAGGAACACCTGCGCGCTCATCAAGTCCTTCTTCGGGTTCAAGCTCGCCCGGCTCTGCCCGTACACGGAAAGCTGCGACCTCGTGATCGGCGAAACGACCTGCGACGGGAAGACGAAAGCGTACGAGCTGTTCGCCGAGCTGGCCGACGTCTTCGTCATCGAGGTGCCGAACACCAAGGGAGACGCGGGGCGTTCTCTCTGGAGGAGCGAGATCGGCCGGCTGAAGAACAAGATCGAGGAGCTGAGCGGGAGAACGATCACCGCGGACGGTCTTCGCGCGGCGATTGAAACCGTGAACGCCAAGAGGCGCGCCCTCGCTCGCCTGAACGCGCTCCGTGAGACCGTTCCGGCGCCGATTTCCGGAAGGGACGCGCTCCTCATCAACCAGGTCCAGTTCTACGACGATCCCGTCCGCTTCACGGCAAAGCTGAACGAGCTGTGCGACGAGCTCGACGACCGCGTGCAGAGAGGGATCGGGGTCGCGCCGGCGGAGGCTCCTCGCATCCTCGTCTCCGGGTGCCCGATGGCCGCCCCGAACTGGAAGGTCCCCTACATCATCGAGAAGAACGGCGCGGTGATCGTCGGCGAGGAATCGTGCGTCGGGGAGCGCGGCACCCGGAATCTCGTCCCCGAGACCGGGAGGTCGGTGGACGAAATGCTTGACCAGATTGCCGAGCGCTACTTTCGGATCGATTGCGCCGTCTTCACGCCGAATGAAGACCGCATGGGACATGTGCGCGAGATGTCGGAGAGATACGGAGCGAACGGGGTCGTGCACTACGCCCTCCAGTTCTGCACGCCCTACGCGATGGAGGCCGGCAAGGTGGAGCGCGCCCTCAAGGCGGACGGGGTGCCCATGCTTCGGATCGAAACCGACTACGGCATGGAGGACTTCGCCCAGATCGAGACGCGCGTTCAGGCGTTCCTAGAGATTCTCCGGTAGCGAAAGCGGGGAGGACAGGCGATGAGAACCGCAGGGCTCGATATCGGATCGCGGAGCGTCGAGCTCGTCGTCGTAGAGGCCAGGAGCGGAGCGGTGGTCTCGGCCCAAGAGGTCGAGACCACCCCCGCCCTTCGGGAGGATTGCCGGCGGCTCCTCGCCGAAGCCTCGTACGACCGGCTCCTCGTCACCGGATACGGGAGGAACCTTGCGGAGATCGCATTCGACGCCCCGAGCGTCACGGAGATCAAGGCATACGCCCGCGGCGCCCGAGCGGTTCTCGATGAGTGCCGAGTCGTGCTCGACATCGGAGGCCAGGACACGAAGGCGATCGCGCTCGACGGGGAGGGCCGCGTCGATCGTTTCGAGATGAACGATCGATGCGCCGCGGGCGCCGGGCGCTTTCTGGAGATGATGGCCTCCGCCCTCGGGTGCTCGATCGAGGAGTTCGGCGAGGAAGGGCTTCGCGGCGAGAACGGAATTCATCTCTCCACCATGTGCGCGGTCTTCGCCGAGTCGGAGGTGGTGGGGCTCATCACGCGGGGCGCGCGCCGACCGGACATTGCTCGCGCCGTCCACCGCGCGATCATCCGGCGAACCGTGGCCATGCTGAGTAGGGTCTCGCGAGAAGGACCGCTCGTCTTCGCGGGAGGGGCGGCGCGGAATCGGTGCCTCGTCCTTCTCCTCGAAGAAGAGATCGGAGGGAGGGTCTTCGTTCCGGAGAGACCAGAGATGCTGGGGGCTCTCGGGGCCGCCCTCCTCGCCGCGGAAGCGATCCCCGCCGGGCCGCGGTCGGATCGCGGGCGGGAGAGGCGACGCCCGCCCCTCGCTTGAACGGGGGGACCGCACCGGGACGCGGGCCCGTCTGCGTGCGCGACGGCCGAGGTAGAGCGAGAGGACGATCCCCCAACTTCAATCGAAACAACGAATTGCCGAGGGCGGCGCTCGGGGTGGGCGGCCCGCCCCTCTCTGAGGGCGCGTCAGGGCGCTTCAACCTATTGGCTGGAAATATGTTACGCCAGCACACCCTCGGCCGGTCGCTCGGGAACGACAGAGAGAGGCGGGTGGCCGAGACGAGCCGCACTGGCCGATCTTCGAGCGGTTTTGTGATTTACTCTCAAGCCGTGCATATGATATACTGCCCTCGTCAAAAAAGAGCATTGCCCCCCCCAAGGCAACGTGTTGTGGAACCGGTGAATCGCGAGAAAGCGACACCTTGAGTTCTGACGACATGGCGGGCGGCTGTCCCACGACCGCCAGAAAGGAGGGCCGACCCGACCAGACAGCCTACGGCAATCCAGAGATGGAAGTGGTGACGTAGTTCTTTCTGTCTGCATGAGGAGTAACCGAGCATGAAGTACATTGTGTTGGCTCTCTTGTTTGTGGCGAGCTTCGCCTCGGCCGACAACGCCCTCACCCCGACGAACGTGTTCGACGGCGTGAAGGAGTCGGTCCCCGGCCAGAACCCGTTCAATCTGCGCCAGGGCGGCGAGACGATCGCGCTCGCGACCGTGATTCCGGGACTTCCCTACACCGACGTCGGGACGACCTCCGGATACATCGATAACTACAACGAGGTGTGTCCGTACACGCTGACCGGCGGCCGGGACGTGGTCTATAAGTTCACCCCGACCACGACCATGCAGATCACGATCGATCTTTGCGATTCGTATTACGACACGAAGGTCTACGTGTACCGGAACAGCCATACCCCTGGAGCCCCCTGGGCCTGCAACGACGACGCCTGCAGCGGACCGAACTACCCGTACGCGTACCTCTCCTACTTGGAGTGCGTGCAGGTTTACGCGGGGGATACGTACTACATCGTGGTCGACGGCTACAGCAGCTCCGACTATGGGACGTACGTGCTGAAGGTCAGGCAGTGCGTGCCGTGCGAGACCCCGTGCCCGCCCGGCGGGATCGCCGAGGGCGAGCCGACTTGCTATCCTGGCTACCAGGATCCGTACAACGGCGGCTGCAACTCGACCCCGAACGTCTTCCAGACGGTTTTGTGCCCGAGCAACCCGGTCGTGTACTGCGGCGAGACCGGCAACTGGCTCGACTACTACTACTACCGGGACACCGATTGGTATGAGATCGTGATCCCGGGACCGGATCCCAAGTTCGTCACCGCGACCGTGGAAGCCGAGTTCGGCGTGCTCATGTTCCTCATCGCGGCGGGGCCCGAGCCGACGCCGTGCACCAACTACTCGATTCTCACCAACGGCACGGCGAACAAGTGCGTGCCTCTGTCGCTGTCCTGGAACTTCAACCCGGGCAAGTACTGGATCTGGGTCGGTCCGTCGTCCTTCTACGCCGGAATTCCGTGCTCCGGACCGATGAACCGGTACACGCTTGAGATCGACGGCTACTGCGACGTGACCGCCATCGAGAACAGCTCGTGGGGGAACGTGAAGACGTTGTTCCGGTAGTCGAACCTGCTTTGTGTTCTTTGAGGGCGGGCGTCCCACGGGCGCCCGCTCTCTCTTTCGCCTGGAGGTTGCGCGCGTTTTCTGCTGCGAACGCGGATGGCGGCCTCCGAGGCCTCCCTTCCGTCGCCGCTTCCTCACCGTAGCTCCAGGGCTACGCTTCCGGGAGCGGCTCGTCCAGGTCGGCCTCTCGGCACGCCCTCCGCCCCCTCGCGACGAAAACGCGCGCAACCTCCAGGCTTCCTCGGAACGCCCAAACCTGCGAACGCGGATCTCCCTTCGCGCTTCCGCGCTCCGGGAGCTTCCTCGGCGACCCGTCCCTCCGGGACGGGTGCCCGCCTCGGTCGCGCGACAAGACGCCTCCGAGGCCTCCCTACGAGCGCGTCTTCGTTTTCGCCGATCGAGGTTTGTAGGAAGGGAGCATCCTGCGGGCGGGCTCGAAGTTCGGGTCGCTGTCGAGCGCGGCTTGCAGCGAGCGGATGTGCTTCTCCTCCTCCCCCTTGCTCTTCAGCGCGAGCGCTTTCCCGTAGTGGGCGTGCGGAAGGTCGGGCCGATGCGCGAGCGCCTTATCGTAGAAGCGGATCGCCCCGTCCGGGTCGCCGGCGCTGAGGCGCGTGTTCCCCAAGTTCACGTAAGCGGGGGCGTAGGTCGAGTCGCTCGTCAGCGCCTGGAGGAAGCACGTGAGCGCGCCGTCGGTCGCGGCGCCCGCCCTTCGCAGAATGACGTTGCCGAGGTTGTTCCACGTGGGCGCATGCTTCGCGTCGACGGAGAGAAGTCTGCGAAGATACTTCTCCTCTTCGTCGAAGTTTCGGTCCCTTCGGTGCCAGGAGGCGAGGGACTCCAGCACGAGGATGTTCTCCGGATCGACGGCGATCGCCTGCTCGAAGAGCGCCTTCGCCTCCGCGAGCTTCCCTTCCTTCTCGAGCGCTTCACCCTTCAAGAGCATCTCGTGCGCCGGATAGCGTTCCGGCGGATGGGGAAGGTTCTCGTCCTCGGTGATCGGGAAGCTCGGCGCGACGTAACCGAGCGCCTCGAGCATCGCGCGCTGCTCGGCGGAAAGCGCCCCTTCGGCTTCCCCCATCTCCAGCTCCCGATGCCGGCCGCGCGTCTCCTGGAGCAAGACCGCGAGACGCGCGACCGCGTCCGGGTTCTCGCGGGAGACGTCGCGAGACTCTCCCGGATCCGAAGCGAGATCGTAGAGCTCGTCCTTCGAGCCGCGCACGAGCTTCCAGTCCCCCTCGCGGACCGCGTAGAGCGGCGCCCAACGATAGGAGACGTTTCCGAAAAAGCTCTCCGCGTATTGCGGACGCTCGGGATGTTCTCCCGGCTCGCCGAGAAGCGGGAGAAGGTTTCGCCCTTGTCGAGAGGGATCCGGCTCCAGCGCGAGAAGGTCGGCCAGAGTCGGGAGAAGATCGACCGTCTCGACCCCCTCCTCGATCAGCTGACCCGAGGGGCCCCCTGGGAATGACAAGATCCACGGCGCCGAAACGGTCGTCTCGTAGAGAAGAAAGCCGTGCTCGGTCTCGCCGTGATCGCCGAGACCTTCTCC
Coding sequences within it:
- a CDS encoding glycosyltransferase family 39 protein; translated protein: MRRTIVLLFLVAFALRMGAVLAIGEYKRPNTWESGLVADALLEGKGFALDWRTMLGKPPEPDAASTWWSPAYPLLLAACRIVAPGAPYLLVSIVQALLLAAVPVLIFHMGRSLFDERAAWIAALLAAVHPPLLGYAALMQTAALEIFALTLSLALATRVLRETPAIGEAAGSPSRGGRDAFLAGLFLALASLTRGPALALLILAPIAWLAAGIPARRALALSGFLFLGALLLIGPWTARNYRVRGEFVLISSKGGWNLFRGNNPSNTPFAPFDNKRAIQPDLRSKLMEMNEVEGDRALRRLALDYIRAQPEDAFRNMLGRVKQLVWFNEEFGRSSGYASLLRRITRPVYMTAWPLLLAFGALGIAWTRRSWRRLLIYYGTIATIAGVILLTYFENRYRAPLEPILILFAGAALARITGRFSAGR
- a CDS encoding 2-hydroxyacyl-CoA dehydratase; the protein is MSENDYTDMWTNLGIDLEAHDRLMKTLGQFYGDIYLSQTNRPEGMKYLDFVLSEIHGLRIRELLEAKNEGRKIVGTFCLYVPEEIVLAADGVCIGLCAGAEVGTEQAEQILPRNTCALIKSFFGFKLARLCPYTESCDLVIGETTCDGKTKAYELFAELADVFVIEVPNTKGDAGRSLWRSEIGRLKNKIEELSGRTITADGLRAAIETVNAKRRALARLNALRETVPAPISGRDALLINQVQFYDDPVRFTAKLNELCDELDDRVQRGIGVAPAEAPRILVSGCPMAAPNWKVPYIIEKNGAVIVGEESCVGERGTRNLVPETGRSVDEMLDQIAERYFRIDCAVFTPNEDRMGHVREMSERYGANGVVHYALQFCTPYAMEAGKVERALKADGVPMLRIETDYGMEDFAQIETRVQAFLEILR
- a CDS encoding 3-hydroxyacyl-ACP dehydratase — translated: MRTAGLDIGSRSVELVVVEARSGAVVSAQEVETTPALREDCRRLLAEASYDRLLVTGYGRNLAEIAFDAPSVTEIKAYARGARAVLDECRVVLDIGGQDTKAIALDGEGRVDRFEMNDRCAAGAGRFLEMMASALGCSIEEFGEEGLRGENGIHLSTMCAVFAESEVVGLITRGARRPDIARAVHRAIIRRTVAMLSRVSREGPLVFAGGAARNRCLVLLLEEEIGGRVFVPERPEMLGALGAALLAAEAIPAGPRSDRGRERRRPPLA
- a CDS encoding sulfatase-like hydrolase/transferase is translated as MPYNRSMRIVRFLPALLLVLACAPAVDDVERPNLLLVTMDTLRRDAVGCYGKPGPLTPHMDQLAASGVLFTRAQVSVPLTAPSHATMMTGLHPASHGLRVNGRRLPEEATTLAELLRAKRYETAAFLASQVLSRANGLHQGFDLYDDVWEKTETDLHEREQPERKGNFVVDSFSRWFAKRNRSRPFFAWVHFYDPHRPLNPPAPYQEVAGGDAYSGEVAFADRQLGRVLHAIEEEGSLARTIVVVVGDHGEGLGDHGETEHGFLLYETTVSAPWILSFPGGPSGQLIEEGVETVDLLPTLADLLALEPDPSRQGRNLLPLLGEPGEHPERPQYAESFFGNVSYRWAPLYAVREGDWKLVRGSKDELYDLASDPGESRDVSRENPDAVARLAVLLQETRGRHRELEMGEAEGALSAEQRAMLEALGYVAPSFPITEDENLPHPPERYPAHEMLLKGEALEKEGKLAEAKALFEQAIAVDPENILVLESLASWHRRDRNFDEEEKYLRRLLSVDAKHAPTWNNLGNVILRRAGAATDGALTCFLQALTSDSTYAPAYVNLGNTRLSAGDPDGAIRFYDKALAHRPDLPHAHYGKALALKSKGEEEKHIRSLQAALDSDPNFEPARRMLPSYKPRSAKTKTRS